The following are encoded in a window of Manduca sexta isolate Smith_Timp_Sample1 chromosome 16, JHU_Msex_v1.0, whole genome shotgun sequence genomic DNA:
- the LOC115448869 gene encoding actin cytoskeleton-regulatory complex protein PAN1 — MKFLLSFAAVIAVASAAKLGVSPVPAGPASLVDENGNPISADFAPINIGPAIIEHPPSAVGPAIIEAGDIAVGPAIIDFPLPDGGAASAPVVPGPAAAPAAVPASSPLVQIVVNVNAPAGAGPVVDAVADKPMDIIDVMPVVDPVQVVDTPIVVDPVQVVDTPIVVDPVQVVDLTPAVIEPVAVGTPILPVPAINLPEELN, encoded by the coding sequence ATGAAATTCCTGTTGAGCTTCGCCGCTGTGATCGCCGTGGCTTCGGCCGCCAAGCTTGGCGTGAGCCCCGTGCCCGCTGGCCCCGCCAGTCTCGTCGACGAGAATGGCAACCCCATCTCCGCTGATTTCGCCCCCATCAACATTGGACCCGCTATCATCGAGCACCCACCCAGCGCCGTCGGACCCGCCATTATTGAGGCCGGAGACATCGCCGTCGGCCCCGCTATCATCGACTTCCCCCTCCCCGACGGTGGCGCCGCGTCCGCCCCCGTTGTGCCCGGCCCTGCTGCCGCCCCTGCTGCCGTCCCTGCCAGCTCTCCTCTCGTCCAGATCGTCGTGAACGTCAACGCTCCCGCTGGCGCCGGTCCCGTTGTCGATGCTGTTGCTGACAAGCCCATGGACATCATCGATGTCATGCCCGTTGTCGACCCCGTCCAGGTTGTGGACACCCCCATCGTGGTCGACCCCGTCCAGGTTGTAGATACCCCCATCGTGGTCGACCCCGTGCAGGTCGTTGACCTCACCCCCGCCGTCATTGAGCCCGTCGCTGTCGGCACCCCTATCCTCCCTGTTCCCGCTATCAACCTCCCCGAGGAACTGAACtaa